The Halostella limicola genome includes the window CGTCGCCAAGGAGGAACCGATCTACGAGGACGGCGCGGAGATAGAGATCGTCACGGAGGGCTCCGACGACTACCTCGAAGTCCTGCGCCACTCCGCCGCGCACTGTCTGGCGCAGGCCGTCGAGCGCCTCTACGACGACGTGCAGCTAGCCATCGGCCCGCCGACCGACGAGGGCTTCTACTACGACTTCGACGACCTCGACGTCGACGAGGACGACCTCGACCGCATCGAGGCCGAGATGGAGGAGATCGTCGCCGAGGACTACGAGATCGAGCGCGAGGAGGTCTCGATCGAGGAGGCCCGCGAGCGACTCGCCGACCAGGAGTACAAGCTGGAACTCCTAGAGGAGTTCGCCGAGAACGGCGAGACGGTCACCTTCTACAAGCAGGGCGAGTGGGAGGACCTCTGTGCCGGCCCGCACGTCGAGTCCACCGGCGAGGTCGGCGCGGTCGAACTGCTCGAGATCGCCGCCGCCTACTGGCGCGGCGACGAGGAGAACCCGATGCAGACCCGCATCTACGGCACGGCCTTCGAGGACGAGAGCGACCTCGAGGAGTTCCTCGAACGCAAGCGCGAGGCCGAGCGCCGCGACCACCGGAAGATCGGCTCGGAGATGAACCTCTTCTCCATCCAGGACGTCACCGGGCCGGGCCTCCCGCTGTATCACCCGCCGGGCAAGACCATCCTGCGCGAGCTGGAGTCGTTCGTCGAGTCGCTCAACCTCGACGCCGGGTACGAGTACGTCGAGACGCCCCACGTGTTCAAGACCGACCTGTGGCAGGAGAGCGGCCACTACGAGAACTACCAGGACGACATGTTCATCTTCGACGTGGGCGACGACGAGTACGGCCTCAAGCCGATGAACTGCCCGGGCCACGCCACCATCTTCGACGACAGCTCGTGGTCCTACCGCGACATGCCGATCCGCTACGCCGAGAACGGGAAGGTGTACCGCAAGGAGCAGCGCGGCGAGCTCTCCGGGCTCTCCCGCGTCTGGGCGTTCACCATCGACGACGGCCACCTGTTCGTCCGCCCCGAGGGGATCCAGAGCGAGGTCGAGCAGATCATGGACATGATCGACGAGGTGCTGTCGACGTTCGACCTCGAGTACGAGGTGAGCCTCGCCACCCGCCCCGAGAAGAGCGTGGGGAGCGACGAGATCTGGGAGAAAGCGGAGTCCCAGCTCGAGGCCGTCCTCGAGGAGCGCGAGATGGAGTACGAGATCGAGGAGGGCGACGGCGCGTTCTACGGCCCGAAGATCGACTTCGGCTTCGAGGACGCCATCGGCCGGACCTGGGACGGCCCCACCGTCCAGCTCGACTTCAACATGCCCCAGCGGTTCGACCTCTCGTACGTCGGCGAGGACAACGAGGAGCACCGCCCGGTGATGATCCACCGCGCGCTGTACGGGAGCTACGAGCGGTTCTTCATGGTGCTCATCGAGCACTTCGAGGGCAAGTTCCCGTTCTGGCTCGCCCCCGAGCAGGTCCGTGTCCTGCCGATCAGCGACGCCAACATGGAGTACGCCCGCGAGGTCGCCGACGAGTTCGACGAGTTCCGCGTCGAGGTCGACGACCGCGACTCCACGCTCGAACGGAAGATCCGCGCGGCCCACGACGACCGCGTCCCCTACCAG containing:
- the thrS gene encoding threonine--tRNA ligase; translated protein: MSQEADSDRDQIAVVLPDGSELSVDRGASVEDVAYEIGPGLGRDTVAGRVDGELVAKEEPIYEDGAEIEIVTEGSDDYLEVLRHSAAHCLAQAVERLYDDVQLAIGPPTDEGFYYDFDDLDVDEDDLDRIEAEMEEIVAEDYEIEREEVSIEEARERLADQEYKLELLEEFAENGETVTFYKQGEWEDLCAGPHVESTGEVGAVELLEIAAAYWRGDEENPMQTRIYGTAFEDESDLEEFLERKREAERRDHRKIGSEMNLFSIQDVTGPGLPLYHPPGKTILRELESFVESLNLDAGYEYVETPHVFKTDLWQESGHYENYQDDMFIFDVGDDEYGLKPMNCPGHATIFDDSSWSYRDMPIRYAENGKVYRKEQRGELSGLSRVWAFTIDDGHLFVRPEGIQSEVEQIMDMIDEVLSTFDLEYEVSLATRPEKSVGSDEIWEKAESQLEAVLEEREMEYEIEEGDGAFYGPKIDFGFEDAIGRTWDGPTVQLDFNMPQRFDLSYVGEDNEEHRPVMIHRALYGSYERFFMVLIEHFEGKFPFWLAPEQVRVLPISDANMEYAREVADEFDEFRVEVDDRDSTLERKIRAAHDDRVPYQIIVGDDEEADGNIAVRDRKERQEYDVEIDAFRDHLRAEVDERRADPDFLDD